A genomic stretch from Geothermobacter hydrogeniphilus includes:
- a CDS encoding glucose-6-phosphate isomerase, producing MSIRLDYTNMLADAIGEPCGISPNELDALRKPAQAIHQDLMQRREQGLLPFYDLPFDRVVLESVKQLGDQLAGRCSHFVVLGIGGSALGTLALFRALRPLYHNLLPAVERDGRPRLLILDNVDPAGFGEALDLLTPDETIFCVISKSGSTVETSCQLMIARHWLETALGDRWRDHLVVITDPESGSLRELAEREQLTSCAIPSGVGGRFSVLTPVGLLPLAVAGVDIDALLAGAAEMEERATRSDLLENPAYLNAALQVLSYRKGQHISVLMPYSDRLRDIADWYRQLWAESLGKRTALDGSRVHVGPTPVKALGTTDQHSQVQLYMEGPFDKVVTFLAVEDYGRDLVFPAFPGAGHLDYLSGRSMTELIQAEQQATAAALTSNGRPNCTLTLDRVSPQNVGGLVYLFEVQTLFAGGLFGVDPLDQPGVEEGKKYTYGLMDRPGFEDMKQRFESIVGGVTRRQL from the coding sequence ATGTCGATCCGCCTTGACTACACCAATATGCTTGCTGACGCCATCGGTGAACCTTGCGGCATCAGCCCGAATGAACTGGATGCCCTGCGGAAACCCGCCCAGGCCATCCATCAGGACTTGATGCAGCGCCGTGAGCAGGGCCTGCTGCCGTTTTACGACCTGCCGTTTGATCGCGTGGTGCTGGAATCTGTGAAACAACTGGGCGACCAGTTGGCCGGACGCTGCAGCCATTTCGTCGTGCTGGGAATCGGCGGTTCGGCCCTCGGCACCCTGGCGCTCTTTCGCGCCCTGCGTCCTCTTTATCACAACCTGCTGCCTGCTGTTGAACGGGATGGGCGGCCCCGGTTGCTGATCCTCGACAATGTTGATCCGGCCGGTTTCGGTGAAGCTCTCGACCTGCTGACTCCCGATGAAACCATCTTCTGCGTTATTTCCAAGTCGGGCTCCACGGTGGAGACCAGCTGTCAGCTGATGATCGCCCGACATTGGCTGGAAACCGCTCTCGGTGACCGCTGGCGCGATCACCTGGTCGTGATTACCGATCCCGAGTCCGGCAGCTTGCGTGAATTGGCGGAGCGTGAACAGTTGACCAGCTGTGCCATCCCGAGTGGTGTCGGTGGTCGTTTTTCCGTTCTGACTCCGGTCGGCCTGTTGCCGCTGGCCGTTGCCGGGGTTGATATCGACGCCCTGCTTGCCGGCGCGGCCGAGATGGAGGAACGGGCCACCCGCTCCGATCTGCTGGAAAATCCCGCTTATCTCAATGCCGCCCTGCAGGTCCTGTCCTATCGCAAGGGGCAGCATATCTCCGTGTTGATGCCTTACAGTGACCGGTTGCGCGATATTGCCGACTGGTATCGTCAGCTCTGGGCCGAGAGCCTCGGCAAGCGAACAGCTCTCGATGGCAGCCGGGTGCATGTCGGCCCCACACCGGTCAAGGCGCTCGGAACGACAGATCAGCATTCCCAGGTACAACTCTACATGGAGGGGCCCTTCGACAAGGTGGTGACCTTTCTCGCGGTCGAAGACTATGGTCGGGACCTGGTCTTCCCGGCGTTTCCCGGAGCCGGGCATCTTGATTACCTTTCCGGACGCAGCATGACCGAGCTGATCCAAGCCGAACAGCAGGCCACGGCGGCTGCCCTGACCAGTAACGGCCGGCCCAACTGCACCCTGACCCTGGACCGGGTTTCTCCACAGAATGTCGGTGGCCTCGTTTACCTGTTCGAGGTACAGACGTTGTTCGCCGGTGGATTGTTCGGCGTTGACCCGCTGGATCAACCCGGTGTCGAGGAAGGAAAGAAGTATACATACGGGTTGATGGACCGTCCCGGGTTCGAGGACATGAAGCAACGTTTCGAATCGATTGTCGGTGGCGTAACTAGGCGCCAACTCTAG